The Streptococcus oralis Uo5 genome includes a window with the following:
- a CDS encoding GNAT family N-acetyltransferase, giving the protein MILRRPTLADKETVLEMMAEFEQTQSAHDGGFWNANNFVYEEWLEENLQAEAGLNIPENWVPAIQLVSFDVAGQALGFLNLRLRLNDYLLENGGHIGYSIRPSERGKGYAKESLRQGLQVAKEKNIKKALVTCSVENPASRAVIVANGGAFEDVRNGVERYWIDLE; this is encoded by the coding sequence ATGATACTACGCAGACCAACATTGGCAGATAAAGAAACAGTTTTAGAGATGATGGCAGAGTTTGAACAGACTCAATCAGCCCACGATGGTGGGTTTTGGAACGCCAACAATTTTGTTTATGAAGAGTGGCTAGAAGAAAATCTTCAAGCGGAAGCGGGACTCAATATTCCTGAAAACTGGGTTCCTGCTATCCAGCTGGTTAGTTTTGACGTAGCAGGCCAGGCTCTTGGCTTTCTCAACCTTCGTCTCCGATTAAATGACTACTTACTAGAAAATGGGGGCCATATTGGCTACTCCATTCGTCCATCTGAAAGAGGTAAGGGTTATGCCAAAGAATCCCTCCGACAAGGTCTACAAGTTGCTAAGGAAAAGAATATCAAAAAAGCGCTTGTGACCTGCAGTGTGGAAAATCCGGCTAGCAGAGCGGTGATTGTGGCAAATGGTGGGGCGTTTGAGGATGTTCGCAATGGCGTAGAACGTTACTGGATAGATTTGGAGTAA
- the nrdD gene encoding anaerobic ribonucleoside-triphosphate reductase gives MIVLEEKLATVPTLFVEKRDGRRVVFDVDKIDKALHKAAEKVMDLTPLVEKRLNGLVERIVTEIHSRFPQGVKIYEIQNVVEHELLEAKEYALAEEYITYRTQRDFERSKATDINFSIHKLLNKDQAVVNENANKDSDVFNTQRDLTAGIVGKSIGLQMLPKHVANAHQKGDIHYHDLDYSPYTPMTNCCLIDFKGMLENGFKIGNAEVESPKSIQTATAQISQIIANVASSQYGGCSADRIDEVLAPYAEKNYQKHLKDAEEWVLPDKREDYAWKKTQKDIYDAMQSLEYEINTLFTSNGQTPFTSLGFGLGTNRFEREIQKAILNIRIKGLGSEHRTAIFPKLIFTLKRGLNLEEGSPNYDIKQLALECATKRMYPDVLSYDKIIELTGSFKVPMGCRSFLQGWKDENGVEVNSGRMNLGVVTVNLPRIALESEGDLNKFWEIFNERMNIAEDALVYRVERTKEATPANAPILYQYGAFGRRLGKEESVDQLFKNRRATVSLGYIGLYEVATVFFGNSWESNPEAKEFTLDIIRDMKRRVEEWSDQYGYHFSIYSTPSESLTDRFCRLDTEKFGSIPDITDKEYYTNSFHYDVRKNPTPFEKLDFEKVYPEAGASGGFIHYCEYPVLQQNPKALEAVWDYAYDRVGYLGTNTPIDRCYKCDFEGDFEPTERGFACPNCGNSDPKTVDVVKRTCGYLGNPQARPMVNGRHKEIAARVKHMNGSTIKTAGHEVTN, from the coding sequence ATGATTGTATTAGAAGAAAAGCTTGCAACCGTTCCCACCTTATTCGTTGAAAAACGAGATGGTAGACGTGTAGTGTTTGATGTTGACAAGATTGACAAGGCTCTCCACAAGGCGGCGGAAAAGGTTATGGACCTTACGCCTCTAGTAGAAAAACGCCTAAATGGTCTGGTTGAAAGAATCGTCACTGAAATTCACAGTCGCTTCCCTCAAGGTGTCAAGATTTACGAAATTCAAAATGTCGTAGAACATGAACTCCTTGAAGCCAAAGAATATGCGCTAGCTGAGGAGTATATCACTTATCGGACACAAAGGGATTTTGAGCGCTCAAAAGCGACAGATATCAACTTTAGTATCCATAAACTTCTCAATAAAGACCAGGCAGTTGTCAATGAAAATGCCAATAAAGACAGCGATGTCTTCAACACCCAGCGTGATTTGACAGCAGGAATTGTTGGGAAATCAATCGGGCTGCAAATGCTTCCTAAGCACGTAGCCAATGCTCACCAAAAAGGGGATATCCACTATCATGACTTGGACTACAGTCCCTACACACCGATGACCAACTGCTGTTTGATTGATTTTAAAGGCATGTTGGAAAATGGTTTTAAGATTGGAAATGCAGAGGTAGAGAGTCCCAAGTCTATCCAGACTGCGACAGCTCAGATTTCCCAAATCATCGCTAATGTAGCATCTAGCCAGTACGGGGGCTGTTCAGCTGACCGTATCGATGAAGTCTTGGCACCTTATGCGGAGAAGAATTATCAAAAACACCTCAAGGATGCGGAAGAGTGGGTCCTACCTGATAAACGGGAAGATTACGCATGGAAGAAAACGCAAAAAGACATCTACGATGCCATGCAATCTCTCGAGTATGAAATCAACACTCTCTTTACTTCAAATGGGCAAACACCTTTTACTTCACTCGGTTTTGGTCTGGGAACCAATCGTTTTGAGCGGGAAATTCAAAAAGCTATCCTGAACATCCGAATCAAGGGGCTTGGTTCAGAACACCGTACAGCTATCTTCCCTAAACTCATCTTTACGCTGAAAAGAGGCCTTAACTTAGAAGAGGGTTCACCTAACTACGACATCAAACAGTTGGCTCTTGAGTGTGCAACCAAGCGGATGTACCCAGATGTCTTGTCCTATGATAAGATTATCGAACTGACAGGTTCTTTCAAGGTTCCTATGGGTTGTCGCTCCTTCCTCCAAGGATGGAAGGATGAGAATGGTGTTGAGGTTAATTCAGGTCGTATGAATCTAGGTGTTGTGACGGTCAATCTGCCTCGTATCGCCCTCGAGTCTGAAGGGGATCTGAATAAGTTCTGGGAAATTTTCAATGAACGTATGAACATCGCAGAAGATGCTTTGGTTTACCGTGTTGAACGGACCAAGGAAGCAACACCAGCGAATGCCCCTATCCTCTATCAGTACGGGGCCTTCGGTCGCCGCCTTGGAAAAGAAGAAAGTGTTGACCAACTCTTTAAGAATCGCCGTGCGACAGTTTCGCTGGGTTACATCGGTTTGTACGAAGTGGCTACAGTCTTCTTTGGAAACAGCTGGGAAAGCAATCCTGAAGCCAAGGAATTCACACTGGATATCATTCGCGATATGAAACGACGTGTAGAAGAGTGGTCTGACCAATATGGTTACCATTTCTCTATCTACTCAACACCGTCTGAAAGCTTGACAGACCGCTTCTGTCGCTTGGATACAGAGAAGTTCGGCTCTATTCCTGATATTACAGACAAGGAATACTACACCAACTCTTTCCACTATGATGTCCGTAAAAATCCAACACCGTTTGAAAAATTAGACTTTGAAAAAGTTTATCCAGAAGCAGGTGCGTCAGGTGGTTTCATCCATTATTGTGAGTATCCAGTTCTTCAACAAAATCCTAAGGCCCTGGAAGCTGTTTGGGATTATGCCTATGACCGTGTCGGCTATCTAGGAACCAATACTCCGATTGATCGTTGCTACAAGTGTGACTTTGAAGGGGATTTTGAACCAACTGAGAGAGGCTTTGCTTGTCCCAACTGTGGCAATAGCGACCCTAAAACAGTAGATGTGGTCAAACGTACGTGTGGTTATCTGGGAAATCCTCAAGCGCGTCCGATGGTTAACGGACGCCACAAGGAAATCGCTGCGCGTGTCAAACACATGAATGGCTCAACCATTAAAACGGCAGGACATGAAGTAACAAATTAG